A single Anopheles funestus chromosome 2RL, idAnoFuneDA-416_04, whole genome shotgun sequence DNA region contains:
- the LOC125764017 gene encoding tubulin polyglutamylase TTLL13-like isoform X1 has translation MINRNYSSKPKPIVQKGASNEESDDTNEDTSSGTAESGTSSDSESEMDTTETSFSSKSTTECGGVSNSGAPCKQLQSQQGLLRMNNRNYAVYCGGDTDTKNSKHFCHHHHHHHHHHHHGDDESKKDVNCCRSALDQNTRLVHRLKKSKKTLPISICILNCRYDIITRVCKRLGYRLVNESDLWNVCWTDSFVGVDFCRDMRRFQKVNHFPGMFEICRKDLLARNLNRMLKLFPLDYQIFPKTWCFPADLGDAIAYSRTHRSKTFILKPDQGSQGKGIFLTKNLKEINPKDRMICQVYITKPLLIDGYKFDLRVYTLITSTDPLRIFVYNEGLARFATNKYKEPCVTNASNTFMHLTNYSVNKYSRTFSNDDEAGSKRRFSTLNRILTAEGYDIAELWSNIDDVIVKTVMSAWPMLKHTYTASFPTHDIIQACFEVLGFDILIDHKLKPYVLEVNHSPSFHTDEAIDKEIKEALIADTFVMLNLNGEVKKRVLEEDKRRIQNRLLQRLRDYSKQTGGSKDQQQNQQQQQQQQQGRDGNDQDEDPYGEDGMGPWAEQINWEETHLGGYRRILPAPGDPNRYLQFFIAQSQASVYNETAASKRREECAKQQRIELEERFRLNQAILHKHNPKLQKGGIGAGEDGTGGNGATGPGSLAAKKKIRKRKVSKVTKKHDEFTPDQIADYEERERMALLGQRDFLIRTCGLVQNIYINFHRNKLLTDSDRRKYKETYAKLITNDHLQQSEASPLSTHTFSTIHSTSTVAGSTSTGGYGYSGNTNNTTTCLPSLQNGTSIGPHSAAQQQHPSQQQQQQQQHSSNQLQKLQIKSLVAINDVTSWMQCTEVPVQSRPPLPYLLATQPTNYRSTKSTMARQVTNVVKRHSMESRQYYTSDKLI, from the exons ATGATCAATCGCAACTACAGCAGCAAACCGAAGCCGATCGTGCAGAAAGGTGCGAGCAATGAGGAAAGTGACGATACGAATGAGGACACGTCGTCCGGGACGGCTGAATCCGGTACCAGCTCGGACTCGGAGTCAGAGATGGACACAACCGAAACGTCCTTCTCGTCCAAGAGCACTACCGAGTGTGGTGGTGTCAGCAACTCCGGTGCACCGTGTAAACAGCTCCAGAGCCAGCAGGGATTGCTGCGGATGAACAATCGCAACTATGCGGTGTACTGTGGTGGAGATACGGATACGAAAAACTCCAAACATTtctgccatcatcatcatcaccatcaccatcatcaccaccatggGGATGATGAGAGCAAGAAGGATGTAAA CTGTTGTAGAAGTGCTCTCGACCAAAATACGCGCCTTGTACATAGACTCAAGAAATCGAAGAAAAC ACTACCGATCAGTATTTGCATACTCAACTGCCGCTACGACATCATAACGCGCGTCTGCAAGCGACTCGGCTATCGGTTAGTCAATGAGTCCGATCTCTGGAACGTGTGCTGGACGGATTCGTTCGTGGGTGTCGATTTCTGTCGCGATATGCGTCGCTTCCAGAAGGTAAACCACTTCCCGGGGATGTTCGAGATCTGCCGTAAGGATCTGTTGGCCCGCAATCTCAACCGTATGCTAAAGCTGTTCCCATTGGATTACCAGATTTTTCCCAAAACGTGGTGCTTTCCCGCCGA cTTGGGTGATGCGATAGCCTACAGTCGTACGCACCGGAGCAAGACGTTCATCCTGAAACCGGACCAAGGTTCACAGGGGAAAGGTATCTTTCTGACGAAAAACCTTAAGGAAATCAATCCGAAGGATCGTATGATCTGCCAGGTGTACATTACGAAACCGCTGCTGATCGATGGGTACAAGTTTGATTTGCGCGTGTACACATTGATCACGTCGACTGATCCGTTGCGAATCTTTGTGTACAACGAAGGTTTGGCTAG GTTTGCCACAAACAAGTACAAGGAGCCGTGCGTTACGAACGCTTCAAACACCTTCATGCACCTGACCAACTATTCCGTCAACAAGTACAGTAGGACCTTCTCGAATGACGATGAGGCCGGTTCGAAACGGCGTTTCTCCACGCTGAATCGGATCCTTACTGCCGAAGGGTATGATATCGCGGAGCTGTGGAGCAACATCGACGATGTGATAGTGAAGACGGTGATGAGTGCCTGGCCAATGCTGAAGCACACGTACACGGCCAGCTTTCCGACGCACGATATCATTCAGGCGTGTTTTGAAGTGCTTGGTTTTGACATTCTGATCGACCACAAGCTGAAACCGTACGTCCTTGAGGTGAACCATTCACCGTCGTTTCATACCGACGAAGCGATCGACAAAGAGATCAAGGAAGCGCTGATCGCCGATACCTTCGTTATGCTCAATCTGAACGGTGAGGTAAAGAAGCGTGTACTCGAGGAGGATAAGCGACGGATTCAGAATCGACTGTTGCAACGGCTGCGTGATTATTCCAAGCAAACCGGTGGTAGTAAGGATCAGCAGCagaatcagcagcagcaacagcaacaacagcagggacGTGATGGAAACGATCAGGACGAAGATCCGTACGGGGAGGATGGTATGGGTCCGTGGGCGGAACAGATCAACTGGGAGGAAACGCATCTCGGTGGCTATCGGCGTATTCTTCCTGCGCCCGGTGATCCCAACCGGTATCTGCAGTTCTTCATCGCCCAAAGCCAAGCGTCGGTGTACAATGAGACTGCTGCCAGTAAGCGACGAGAAGAGTGCGCCAAACAGCAACGGATCGAGCTAGAGGAACGTTTCCGACTGAACCAAGCTATTCTGCACAAGCACAATCCAAAGCTGCAGAAGGGTGGGATCGGAGCGGGTGAAGATGGTACGGGTGGTAACGGGGCTACCGGGCCTGGATCGTTGGCTGCCAAGAAGAAGATCCGCAAACGCAAGGTATCGAAGGTGACGAAGAAGCACGACGAGTTCACGCCGGACCAGATTGCGGACTACGAGGAACGGGAACGTATGGCGTTGCTTGGGCAACGTGATTTCTTAATACGCACCTGCGGGTTGGTGCAGAAT ATATACATAAACTTTCATCGGAACAAGCTACTAACCGATTCCGATCGCCGCAAGTACAAGGAAACGTACGCAAAGTTAATCACCAACGATCATCTGCAGCAATCCGAGGCGTCTCCACTGTCCACCCATACGTTCTCCACCATTCACAGTACCAGTACCGTGGCAGGATCAACATCAACCGGCGGTTACGGATACAGTGGAAACACGAACAATACCACAACCTGTTTGCCAAGTCTCCAGAACGGCACCAGCATAGGTCCACATTCGGCGGCCCAGCAGCAACATCcgtcccagcagcagcaacagcaacagcaacattccTCGAATCAGCTACAGAAACTGCAAATCAAAAGTCTGGTCGCCATCAACGACGTTACCTCGTGGATGCAGTGCACGGAGGTACCGGTACAGAGCCGTCCACCGTTGCCGTATCTGCTCGCAACGCAACCGACCAACTATCGGAGCACCAAATCGACCATGGCCCGGCAGGTGACGAACGTGGTCAAGCGGCACAGCATGGAATCACGCCAATACTACACCTCGGACAAGCTCATCTAG
- the LOC125764017 gene encoding tubulin polyglutamylase TTLL13-like isoform X2 → MINRNYSSKPKPIVQKGASNEESDDTNEDTSSGTAESGTSSDSESEMDTTETSFSSKSTTECGGVSNSGAPCKQLQSQQGLLRMNNRNYAVYCGGDTDTKNSKHFCHHHHHHHHHHHHGDDESKKDVKLPISICILNCRYDIITRVCKRLGYRLVNESDLWNVCWTDSFVGVDFCRDMRRFQKVNHFPGMFEICRKDLLARNLNRMLKLFPLDYQIFPKTWCFPADLGDAIAYSRTHRSKTFILKPDQGSQGKGIFLTKNLKEINPKDRMICQVYITKPLLIDGYKFDLRVYTLITSTDPLRIFVYNEGLARFATNKYKEPCVTNASNTFMHLTNYSVNKYSRTFSNDDEAGSKRRFSTLNRILTAEGYDIAELWSNIDDVIVKTVMSAWPMLKHTYTASFPTHDIIQACFEVLGFDILIDHKLKPYVLEVNHSPSFHTDEAIDKEIKEALIADTFVMLNLNGEVKKRVLEEDKRRIQNRLLQRLRDYSKQTGGSKDQQQNQQQQQQQQQGRDGNDQDEDPYGEDGMGPWAEQINWEETHLGGYRRILPAPGDPNRYLQFFIAQSQASVYNETAASKRREECAKQQRIELEERFRLNQAILHKHNPKLQKGGIGAGEDGTGGNGATGPGSLAAKKKIRKRKVSKVTKKHDEFTPDQIADYEERERMALLGQRDFLIRTCGLVQNIYINFHRNKLLTDSDRRKYKETYAKLITNDHLQQSEASPLSTHTFSTIHSTSTVAGSTSTGGYGYSGNTNNTTTCLPSLQNGTSIGPHSAAQQQHPSQQQQQQQQHSSNQLQKLQIKSLVAINDVTSWMQCTEVPVQSRPPLPYLLATQPTNYRSTKSTMARQVTNVVKRHSMESRQYYTSDKLI, encoded by the exons ATGATCAATCGCAACTACAGCAGCAAACCGAAGCCGATCGTGCAGAAAGGTGCGAGCAATGAGGAAAGTGACGATACGAATGAGGACACGTCGTCCGGGACGGCTGAATCCGGTACCAGCTCGGACTCGGAGTCAGAGATGGACACAACCGAAACGTCCTTCTCGTCCAAGAGCACTACCGAGTGTGGTGGTGTCAGCAACTCCGGTGCACCGTGTAAACAGCTCCAGAGCCAGCAGGGATTGCTGCGGATGAACAATCGCAACTATGCGGTGTACTGTGGTGGAGATACGGATACGAAAAACTCCAAACATTtctgccatcatcatcatcaccatcaccatcatcaccaccatggGGATGATGAGAGCAAGAAGGATGTAAA ACTACCGATCAGTATTTGCATACTCAACTGCCGCTACGACATCATAACGCGCGTCTGCAAGCGACTCGGCTATCGGTTAGTCAATGAGTCCGATCTCTGGAACGTGTGCTGGACGGATTCGTTCGTGGGTGTCGATTTCTGTCGCGATATGCGTCGCTTCCAGAAGGTAAACCACTTCCCGGGGATGTTCGAGATCTGCCGTAAGGATCTGTTGGCCCGCAATCTCAACCGTATGCTAAAGCTGTTCCCATTGGATTACCAGATTTTTCCCAAAACGTGGTGCTTTCCCGCCGA cTTGGGTGATGCGATAGCCTACAGTCGTACGCACCGGAGCAAGACGTTCATCCTGAAACCGGACCAAGGTTCACAGGGGAAAGGTATCTTTCTGACGAAAAACCTTAAGGAAATCAATCCGAAGGATCGTATGATCTGCCAGGTGTACATTACGAAACCGCTGCTGATCGATGGGTACAAGTTTGATTTGCGCGTGTACACATTGATCACGTCGACTGATCCGTTGCGAATCTTTGTGTACAACGAAGGTTTGGCTAG GTTTGCCACAAACAAGTACAAGGAGCCGTGCGTTACGAACGCTTCAAACACCTTCATGCACCTGACCAACTATTCCGTCAACAAGTACAGTAGGACCTTCTCGAATGACGATGAGGCCGGTTCGAAACGGCGTTTCTCCACGCTGAATCGGATCCTTACTGCCGAAGGGTATGATATCGCGGAGCTGTGGAGCAACATCGACGATGTGATAGTGAAGACGGTGATGAGTGCCTGGCCAATGCTGAAGCACACGTACACGGCCAGCTTTCCGACGCACGATATCATTCAGGCGTGTTTTGAAGTGCTTGGTTTTGACATTCTGATCGACCACAAGCTGAAACCGTACGTCCTTGAGGTGAACCATTCACCGTCGTTTCATACCGACGAAGCGATCGACAAAGAGATCAAGGAAGCGCTGATCGCCGATACCTTCGTTATGCTCAATCTGAACGGTGAGGTAAAGAAGCGTGTACTCGAGGAGGATAAGCGACGGATTCAGAATCGACTGTTGCAACGGCTGCGTGATTATTCCAAGCAAACCGGTGGTAGTAAGGATCAGCAGCagaatcagcagcagcaacagcaacaacagcagggacGTGATGGAAACGATCAGGACGAAGATCCGTACGGGGAGGATGGTATGGGTCCGTGGGCGGAACAGATCAACTGGGAGGAAACGCATCTCGGTGGCTATCGGCGTATTCTTCCTGCGCCCGGTGATCCCAACCGGTATCTGCAGTTCTTCATCGCCCAAAGCCAAGCGTCGGTGTACAATGAGACTGCTGCCAGTAAGCGACGAGAAGAGTGCGCCAAACAGCAACGGATCGAGCTAGAGGAACGTTTCCGACTGAACCAAGCTATTCTGCACAAGCACAATCCAAAGCTGCAGAAGGGTGGGATCGGAGCGGGTGAAGATGGTACGGGTGGTAACGGGGCTACCGGGCCTGGATCGTTGGCTGCCAAGAAGAAGATCCGCAAACGCAAGGTATCGAAGGTGACGAAGAAGCACGACGAGTTCACGCCGGACCAGATTGCGGACTACGAGGAACGGGAACGTATGGCGTTGCTTGGGCAACGTGATTTCTTAATACGCACCTGCGGGTTGGTGCAGAAT ATATACATAAACTTTCATCGGAACAAGCTACTAACCGATTCCGATCGCCGCAAGTACAAGGAAACGTACGCAAAGTTAATCACCAACGATCATCTGCAGCAATCCGAGGCGTCTCCACTGTCCACCCATACGTTCTCCACCATTCACAGTACCAGTACCGTGGCAGGATCAACATCAACCGGCGGTTACGGATACAGTGGAAACACGAACAATACCACAACCTGTTTGCCAAGTCTCCAGAACGGCACCAGCATAGGTCCACATTCGGCGGCCCAGCAGCAACATCcgtcccagcagcagcaacagcaacagcaacattccTCGAATCAGCTACAGAAACTGCAAATCAAAAGTCTGGTCGCCATCAACGACGTTACCTCGTGGATGCAGTGCACGGAGGTACCGGTACAGAGCCGTCCACCGTTGCCGTATCTGCTCGCAACGCAACCGACCAACTATCGGAGCACCAAATCGACCATGGCCCGGCAGGTGACGAACGTGGTCAAGCGGCACAGCATGGAATCACGCCAATACTACACCTCGGACAAGCTCATCTAG
- the LOC125764018 gene encoding protein pygopus-like: MTHNLGMASYRLPGPGLCPPDFKSPSESPQLPISAPSNPKKRRKTSNVVNSNAVTSQPTPTPSPQDLLPPPPTGYGDTIVASNPFDDTPPPTPASHMGHMGHPHGGGHGPGPGMMGHLGGGAMGHGGPMGPMNHMGPMHGGAHHMGPGPMGGHPHGPPHGGPMGGPGGPHGGGMGPHGMGPHGMGPHGPGHGSPHPGMGPGGPPHGPPGMGGPGPGGPQGPPMRGMSPMGMGSPMGHHHPGMHMNSGMGQMGGMPHGMQRGGMSPMGPNMGPGAQMGGLSPMGGAMNQSMSPMGPMGGMSPMSQQQQQQQQMNSKSVGSPLSAGNIGSPMNSVPGMGSPHAAGGGGMLGSPMNTSGGHMNNGPMGPPMNSPLGNGPPNHVPLGPNSAGHSQTPQPVSAANVTVVGQTSPNVVMSGGPGGNNAVGMNSSNSRMNLPNGAMTNQQSGNLNQLPHQLGPMGANQQQQQQGGGPQGPQGGPQQNSSQGPSNQPGGNQGPSSQGGPPGSQSSQQSQPLQPHPPPHGQHQQLPLPQQSPHAQHNPGGPGSGGPGPGPGQQQQQQQMNQMVGPGGVPPMGNSMGGPMGGGGMMGPGGPGGGPANSMGGMNHHAHHHHHHAGNHQQAGGNPHMGSGMGANNMHHHMGGGGGGGGGGGGIMPPHANMPPGAGGGHRPPMHGGGMGGSGPGGMGPGGMMGGPPMGGPMGGGHMGGGGMGGGGMVGGSPMQSPHMMGGGGGPGGPMGGGPMGGGPMGGPMGGLGPPGNGPNGPNHHHHMGMFGPKPMPVTSGKLYPPDQSKVFNPQNPNAPPIYPCGGCHKEVHDNDQGILCESGCNFWFHRTCSGLTEAAFNLIHAEVYAEWCCDKCLNSKNIPLVKFKP; this comes from the exons atgaCACACAATCTGGGCATGGCGTCTTATCGGCTACCAGGACCCGGACTATGTCCACCAGATTTCAAATCGCCCTCGGAATCCCCCCAGCTGCCGATATCTGCACCGAGCAATCcgaaaaagcgaaggaaaacgTCCAACGTCGTGAACTCGAATGCGGTCACGTCGCAACCGACGCCGACACCATCGCCCCAGGACCTGCTACCACCGCCACCGACCGGTTACGGTGACACGATAGTGGCATCGAACCCGTTCGATGATACGCCACCGCCAACACCTGCCTCGCACATGGGCCATATGGGTCATCCGCACGGTGGCGGTCACGGACCAGGGCCCGGTATGATGGGTCACCTTGGTGGCGGTGCCATGGGACACGGTGGTCCGATGGGTCCGATGAACCATATGGGACCGATGCACGGCGGAGCGCACCATATGGGTCCGGGCCCGATGGGAGGTCATCCGCATGGGCCTCCGCACGGCGGACCGATGGGTGGACCGGGCGGACCGCACGGCGGTGGTATGGGACCACACGGTATGGGACCTCACGGTATGGGACCACACGGGCCGGGCCATGGTTCGCCACATCCGGGCATGGGCCCGGGAGGACCACCGCACGGACCGCCCGGTATGGGCGGGCCTGGACCGGGTGGACCACAAGGACCGCCGATGAGGGGCATGAGCCCGATGGGTATGGGCAGCCCAATGGGTCACCATCATCCCGGCATGCACATGAACTCCGGGATGGGCCAGATGGGTGGCATGCCGCACGGGATGCAGCGCGGTGGCATGAGTCCGATGGGTCCGAACATGGGCCCGGGAGCGCAGATGGGTGGCCTTAGTCCGATGGGTGGTGCCATGAACCAGAGCATGTCGCCGATGGGTCCGATGGGAGGTATGTCTCCGATgagccaacagcagcaacagcagcagcagatgaACAGCAAATCCGTGGGAAGTCCACTGAGTGCCGGCAACATCGGTAGCCCAATGAACTCCGTGCCCGGTATGGGTTCGCCGCATGCCGCCGGCGGGGGCGGCATGTTGGGCAGCCCGATGAACACTAGCGGCGGTCACATGAACAATGGCCCGATGGGGCCACCAATGAACAGCCCGCTCGGAAATGGCCCACCGAACCATGTGCCACTCGGGCCCAACTCGGCCGGCCACAGTCAAACGCCGCAACCGGTGTCCGCCGCGAACGTGACCGTCGTTGGCCAGACGTCACCAAACGTGGTGATGAGTGGTGGACCGGGCGGTAACAATGCGGTCGGCATGAACAGTAGTAATAGTAGGATGAACTTACCGAATGGTGCAATGACAAATCAGCAATCAGGGAACTTAAATCAATTACCTCATCAACTCGGACCCATGGGTGcgaatcaacagcagcagcagcagggcgGTGGTCCACAAGGACCGCAGGGTGGCCCGCAACAGAACAGTAGTCAAGGTCCGAGCAATCAACCCGGTGGCAACCAGGGGCCGTCGTCTCAGGGTGGCCCACCGGGCAGTCAGTCATCACAACAGTCACAACCGCTACAGCCTCATCCACCGCCACACGGCCAGCATCAGCAACTGCCACTACCCCAACAGTCACCTCATGCTCAACACAATCCTGGTGGCCCCGGCAGTGGAGGCCCGGGTCCCGGTCCtggccagcaacagcagcagcagcagatgaACCAAATGGTTGGCCCGGGCGGTGTTCCTCCGATGGGTAACAGCATGGGTGGACCCATGGGCGGTGGAGGAATGATGGGCCCCGGTGGTCCCGGTGGAGGTCCGGCAAATTCAATGGGTGGCATGAATCATCATgcacatcaccatcatcatcacgcgGGCAATCATCAACAGGCTGGCGGCAATCCGCACATGGGCTCGGGTATGGGCGCCAACAACATGCACCATCATATGGGTGGTggcggaggaggaggaggtggtGGAGGAGGTATAATGCCACCGCACGCGAATATGCCACCGGGTGCGGGTGGCGGACACAGGCCACCAATGCATGGCGGCGGAATGGGTGGCAGTGGGCCAGGTGGTATGGGCCCGGGTGGTATGATGGGTGGACCACCGATGGGAGGACCGATGGGAGGTGGCCATATGGGTGGAGGAGGAATGGGCGGTGGTGGAATGGTCGGTGGCAGTCCGATGCAATCGCCGCACATGATGGGGGGCGGTGGCGGACCGGGCGGTCCGATGGGAGGTGGACCAATGGGCGGTGGACCAATGGGTGGACCGATGGGTGGACTAGGGCCACCGGGAAACGGTCCGAACGGGccaaaccatcatcaccatatGGGTATGTTTGGCCCGAAGCCGATGCCCGTGACGTCCGGCAAACTGTACCCACCCGACCAGTCGAAGGTATTCAACCCGCAGAACCCAAACGCCCCGCCAATCTACCCCTGTGGAGGATGCCATAAAGAAGTGCACGATAATGATCAGGGTATCCTTTGTGAATCGGGATGCAATTTTTGGTTTCATCG AACGTGCAGTGGACTGACGGAGGCGGCCTTCAACCTAATACATGCGGAAGTGTACGCCGAATGGTGCTGCGACAAGTGTCTCAACTCCAAAAACATACCGCTGGTAAAGTTTAAACCGTAG